CTCTGAACCCAAAGCTCAATCCGATTCCCCAACATCGTCTTCTGAAATGTTCAACGCATGTTCTCTCAAGGTCTTGAAAGAAGCTTCTAGACCAGTAACTAACTTCATGGCTGCTAACGTATTTATAATGCTTCTCGTGTCTCATTTGTTTTTCAAGATCGGAAGTTGAAATAGCTTCATACATGGCTTCTGATGTGGCGTCCACGTTCCATGGGTTCACACGTATGGCCCCACTTAAAGAAGGTGAACACCCGACAAATTCGGATACTACTAACATGGATTTTTGAGGGGAATTTGACGAATCTGACCCTGAGATACCTTGTCTACATACGATGTATTCGTATGGGGTTAGATTCATTCCGTCTCTAATGGCTGTGACAATTGCAGCTTCTGAAATTGTGTAGTAAGCGGCTTTTTCTGTTAGAGAAAGTGGGGTGTCGATAAGTATGATTGGATTGTAATTACTCCCTGGAATCCCCAATTCCTGATTGATTCTTTCGGTGCTTGTTCTTATTTCAGCTTCGATTTCTTCCACATGGCGACCTTTTCCGCGAGCTGGATTCAAGATTTGGATTAAGATTGCGCGTCCAATCCATGATCGGTGTGATTTCAGCATTTGTTCCATTGCTAAGACTTTTAGGTTTACGCCTTTGAAGGTGTCCAAATCATCGACACCTAAGAGAATTGTTTTCCCTTGGAATTGTTGTTGAAGCTCGTGGACACGTGTCTGTTTTTCGGGTTGTCTTAGTATGGATTCCATTTGTCCCATGTGGATTCCACTCGGCATGATTTTGATTCCGATTGTTCTCCCGTAGTATTCCAATCCGATGTAGCCTCGTTTTGATTGGTATTCCAATCCGAGCATTCTGCTACAGCAAGAAAGAAAATGTCGGGCGTAGTCAAATGTGTGGAACCCTAGAAGATCGGCGTTTAGAAGTGATTTGATGATTTCTTCTCTTACTGGTAAAGTTCTGTAGATTTCTGAAGATGGGAATGGGCTATGGAGGAAGAAACCCATTCTGAGTCTATTGAAATGTCTTCTTAAGAAAGAAGGAAGTACCATTAGGTGATAATCATGAATCCAGACGTAATCATCATCTGGATTTATAACTTCGATTACCTTTTGAGAGAATATTTTGTTTGCAGCTACATACGCTTCCCATAAAGACCGGTCAAATCTACCACCATGGCTGGCTGAAAACGGTAGTCTGTAATGGAAGAGCGGCCATAGATGTTGCTTACAGAAGCCGTGATAATACTTGTCTAAAACATCGGGAGGGAGAAACGCTGGAACACATTTGAATCTCTCTAGCAAAATCTGTGAAACATCGTCTTGTTCGTTAAGATCAATGTCAGCCCTAAGTGAGCCTACGTAGATAACCTCCATTTCATCAGGCAACCCATCTTTTATATGCTTATATAAAGAATTCTCATCCCAGGTGAAGCTCCATGATGATTCGCCATTATCATCGATTTTCCGTGTAGCTTTAATCGGGAGTTGATTGGCTACAACGATTAACCTATCCGCCATAACCGTTGAAGGGGCGTCGGATGAAACGCTGCGAGCTTGATCATCGTCGAGCTCTGTTAGAACTCCGGGGACAGTCATTGTCCTGGAGATCATCTTCCTTCTGGGTTCTTCCATAGCTGGGAAATTCCCGTTAGCTAGATCTAACAAGTTTGCATACGATTTCGAAATCATTTTAATTTCGACCAGAATTCACCAAACCCCTAATTCTAATCGAAATTGGAAACCCCAGTCGGAGTAAACAATGATCTGCAATTGGGCAAACAAGCATCAACACATTAAAAGAAACACATAGATCCAAGAAATCCAACAGAACCCTAACAAACTCAAAAACCCAAGTCAAAATCGGCATAGGTCAGTCAACGATACATTAATTGGAatccaaacagaaacaaaacaaaacaaaacacaaaCCAATCGCAATTGtttacataaagaaacatagaaATCAGCATCGAAACCTTGAGATAGATACATGTCAAGAACAttaaagaaaacaaaaacaaaaagagcTTTGTCAGGGAAACTGACCTGTATGATTGAGATGAGATTAAAAGTGAGATGGAAGTCAGaagaaaatctagggtttgatcCTAAATATATGTGTGAGATGGATCTTGAAGGTGCTGGTGTTGTGGAAAAGCTGTTGTTAGAGAAGAGAAGTAGAGAGGATTGAGATTATTTAAATGTGaagaaaggaaaaagaaaaaaggaaaatgaaaaatgaaggtGAAATGGGGGAAGGAAGAAGGGGATAAGGTCGGCCAGCAAAGAAAGTAGGGATGCCAACTGGAATTTTTGCGTCACGCGCTTGTTATGACAGGCGGACGTGTCAGTCCTCTTGGTCTTCACGTGTTCCTCTATCTtgtaaatttttaattaaattcaaAAAATAAAGACGTGAGGAGGTGTCTAGATCACCAAAAAGCTAATTCAATTTCGAAAAGGATGTTTATTTATCAAATATGATTTTTAAATTACGAAAAATAGAAGTATTCCTATTTTTATAGTTGTATACAAATATCATTACACCATTTGTTCATATAATAATGATGATAAAAATATGTTGAAAGAAATGAATAGATTTATGGGTTCAAATGCTCCCAAGTCCTACCAcatatgttatgttgaaaagtGTGTTACTATTAATAGTAGTATTAGTATTTTTTTAGTTTGCTTTCTGAAGCTGAGAATCTTTCGTTACGGTTAATGATTTAGGAGGATAACAAGGTTTCAATTTTGTCTATATTAGGTCCATATGCtcttttttgtatatattatatcaatatggtTGTTATAACCGTTTAAATATCATCTTTATTACAGTTAAAATGACAAGATTTAAACGGTTATAACAACCATGTTAATGTAATATGTACAAAAATAGCCTAGAGACCTAATGTGGACAAAACCTTATTACCTACCTAGGTCATTAACGCttaaaaacttttaattaaataaatggacCTTATGATttacaaaaaataataaatttagtaTTTAGTTTTTTTGACACGGATAGTCTTAGTCTTATGGTTTCAACTTTCAGTTGCATGGTTGCTTGTAATGAGTAATGACTTAAATACTATTTTTAGTATTTTTATCATTTCATTTAACTCTTTTacaatttatattaatattttagtTAGATGGTTTCatcattttatcttttttttaatcGTTCATTCACCACAACCAACGGTTTCAATTGAAAGGTTACAAAATAATTTTCAGacgttttttcataaaaaaaaactaataataatCAAATCCTTAATGATTAAGATTATGTTTAGTGCGTCACAactaggggtgttcaaaaataaCCGAATCCGAAAAATCTGATCCGAAAATCCGATTCAAAATTACCCGAAAATTCGAATATCTGGATTTTCGGATTCGGATTCAGATATCAATTTTGAAAAATTTCggatatttcggatatccgatatccgaaaaataaaattttctaattattttttaatatctTACTTATAATTTAAAATTGACCGGGAAACTTTAGATATGAGGTGACTGGCGTTGTAACTATTGTAATGTTAGTTCGTTTGTAAATTTAAATTGTTGTTAATTTATTTGTAAAGTTAATGGCGACGTTAATTTATTTCCAAAGTTAATAACTTATCAAACATATTGAATAGCTACAATTGTGAATAAACTAAGAAAATGACTTATAAACCCACTCTGAAGATAAATTAGGAAGAAAAATACATAAATGCGTTCCTTATTACGTTATTTGTAAATTGATTTGCAAATTGAATCCGCTGTGTTGTTAATTTCATTTCAAATTACATACAAAATATCAATGACATGAATTTAATATTTGTAAAAGATGCGTTTCGAATATCCGTATCcgtatccgaattttcggatatccgaattttggatatccgaaaattcggaaaCGGATTTGGATATTAAAATTAACTATCCGAATTTTCAATATccggttttgaacacccctagTCACAACTAGCAGATAACTAGCTATTTTTCGATCTTTTTTAAGTTGTCATGTTTGGCAAGCCAAAAAGTAGCGTATAATCTAGCATTTTAAAAAGCTACTCAGACTAGCTTTTTaagagttttttttaattttccaaatataccccttaattaattattgaaaacatattttttaaatgcCCTTTTATGCCATTATATAAATTCCAGATAGCTTATCAGTCAGTGGCAGGGTCAGGGTCAAAGTAAAGGGGTATCCCCGGGTATCCCTGACAAATCTTATATTTgttgataagttattaattaacttgatgatcgattagatctatgtaacaggtaagcaatgaatataaaaacagtaaataacccaagaatgaatcaagatgtgtcgaatgattagattactcaatcctcagcagagctcgactaagaacttccgctgtagaggatacttagggttacaaaaacaagaacgataactTTGTTGAACAAATAAACCTCTAAACGTTACTGATCGTTCTCCcattctaagatgcatgcaagcacctatatatacaaaaccctactaaactcacggatggacaggcccataccggagagacatattagactaactaacgagcctaatagacgcaacacaaaatacgacccaacaatctccccctttgcgtcaaattggagcgagactacttcttcttacttgggccagcagcgggagccttctttacgGTATCAAACAGATGTGTGATAagagcaaggatagtctgtctgaaccgaatgtaccattgaatcatatcatcaaagtacttgatatcatccgttgtgttctgcttgcatcgatggatgatccctaaaacgtgttccaaacatgcagtggtgtagagatgtttgtctgccaaggcgaaaaggcatttctgtccttcgttcctggtaaacatgacgaagtttctctttgggtcaatcttccccatctgcatcatgttgagatcactggcagagccaacaggagatatggtaggcttcttcttaaatacgctcgcaatctcctgatccatcaaagcaacttccatgatatagcatacaggcatcctcttaaaatggtcgatgatcggaccatattcagcttcgtttgtcagaaggatgttgtgcaagataatccaatcatggggattaaggttgggaagatcttcaagtgagatggcatgttcggctttggcagatccccttagtaccttgaaccgaacgttggtgaagtttccttccctgtacggcttcaggacccgaacattgacaattttctgagcgctccaagtctggtattggggttgagcggccttcagataaaattcaattaagtcccgatcaacctgtggatgaggatgtgggaactctgcaatgttgtcaaaggcatgaaaaacaaatgcctttcgggtcagtggcatgtcgaactgtgagtcaacagtgttagaacgatctaaagatatcacaggttctagccacaagatactcagtgtgtcaatggcttctttaatcagcctctcaagagtccacggaggaaaaagagttttcctgctctcaagaaggtcgtgggcttctttctgtcttctttcggcttcttcagcctctctagccacacgagcattaATGTCAGCCTCGTTGTTTCGACTTTGCCGCTTCAGAATGTCGGCaatcgtctctttatcatcatcatcactctcctcagcaatatttttgcctttgtctttcacaccagaaccggaggcttggcctactggaggaggttcggtggtgtgtgttgctgttgaagtaggaggtggttgagacacttgttctttttctcccccttgtttcagaatggacacgaaatcaagtagcccttctATTTTGCTAAGTAGAaaaagggcgggagcgagcttctctgcaagggtacggcatactgaataattgatgattgggtcatgtgcttcaaggatgttggaaatagcagagtggacatccgaaacacacgatttaaccacctctctttcagatcgaagagagtcaatctcctgttgacagttggagagttgagtactcttgaccttcagagaagtagtcttccttgcgagagcatccatgagagagttctcggcagctaagtcttcttgaagcttggagagacgctcctcaatggtggttctgaaagctgagttatCGTCCGAAATAGACTGTCTGAGAGAAGAGAACGACTTCAGCTCAGAAGCGACTGATGTAGCCAACTGGTTGATGAtgggttccagcgtagtcttggtgGCTTCAGCACTTTCCTGTATAGATTTCAACAGGAaagaggcatcagtaaatagtttatcgactttttcgatcgcagcctgacaggctttggttAAGGCATCGATGGCGGCAGTGGCGGAATCAAGAGAAACTTGATGAGCGTTGGAAAAATCCTCAACAATTTTTTGAATTACAGCTTCAGATATGGATGACTGAGAagtagaagaggaggcgatgagcgagtCGATTTTGTCATGTAGATCCTTGAGATgccttttggtgacaggagcgtcgtcatcgtcatcactctgtacttgaaacggactataatagatcgagtcaaaagtcatattctccccgccaaagagtggttcttcttcctctgatgcgtgagcaggagaagatggtggtggtgaaactgTAGGTTCGGTAGTaaaggtaggttcgggttgggtggtgtgttcggttgttggtgtgggttcgggtgctgaggtggattttggtgcatcagtatgaacccccatatcagatatGTTGGTTCTAACAtttgcagtggtggtggtggttgtttcggtaaagattggtggtggtattgggatagaagtaggtggtatttgagtggtggaagttatgggggaatagaaataggaattgtaacgggtggagaagagataggagaagtagaaataCGTATCTCTGGGGTAGGCGAACgtggtggagtgttgccacgttgAGATTCATCAGAATCAGAACCCTCGTCCTCATattcgcttgaggatgaagcgataatcaactttcgtcgcggttgggtttttctcctcttctgcggTGGAGATTGAGCAACTCTGGTATTTTTactcttcttgggagatgggtCTTTCGCCCCCTttgccacctgttttcccttgtcagccttcttgcctctagcagcaggcttgtcagcatcatggattgatttcagcatctctggagtaagatccctcggaccagaacgtttGAACTCTTTGTACGTTCTGATAATCCTACTGTCAGtcggaacatcaccatacattgtttccgggatagacccgttgaagggaaatttcgaagcatccgacacaatgatcttcgtggtatggaaagtaccaatcgaagacattagaGCACCAACGACAAtagggacgtggtacttgtccatcacccatttcgtgacaataGTGTAAAACCGGGCATATGAGATCTCTGAGTGCCGGGAGGTCAAAGAGAGACTCTAGATAAGTTGTTTCCATAGGactgacccgtagtccatgttgatgccattgtagatcccgtacatgatggAGAGGAACAGACGACTAGCCCCATCGGATCCAGCACTTCTTTCTaataagcccttgaaaagaacagtgaacatcccattccactgtgggGGCAGGCACGACTTTTTGAATTTGGTGACAgtagtgagcacctcagtgtaccccatgttgtagaacatgttgaacaaatgACCCATAGGAATAGTTTCCAgattaaccctcgaagaatcagcgtaaaaccctaacaacgagcaaaacCTCTGCattgaaatcgacgccttgtgctcaaagacatcgaagaagatcctgtcgacgaccttgtcgtagtgtgcTGTGGCGAAAatttgtgacaggaactccattggaataacttcagccctggtaagagcaggagcgatggaggagtacttcaggcattcgATAATGGGATACATGAACGCATCGTACACCTGgggagtgagatcaatgatcaaactctgatgtgggcgaatgggcaagatgtgagaggttgcgtgaactgatgaagaatccaCCATTGTTGAATGAAAGTGGGAGAGAGGATGAACAGTAAAGGTTTAAggatttcttgcgctctgggaatttagttgcagtaaagaggtaaacggtggatcacattgccttttatactgtgggcaaaggagagagaaaaatcttcccaaatcttcgattgaaaaacgaagggtttttcggaggtgacGGACGTGTGACAGTTGGGGTttccgatgatcacgcatgagagagaatgtcaggccctaattacacgccttcccatcaggcgccgtttggagatgaaacggttcctattcgcACGCGTTTCCCTGTTGCGccatttgaaatcaaatcgattggactcccgccgtttgaaatcatttcgtcatcttatccctttagaatgAAACGGCATCTTTAAAATTAAAtcgccacgtggatcaatattaaccacaacttttGATAACAGCCAACCCAAGtaaaattccttagaattaatgaaaccagaattttggaaaatctaaaagattttcgtgctgagtgtgtaaaagaaaaagaaataaagcaacacttttgagggattatgtgatgtcaataaagacacgaaacagtggatcccgggcacgaatctcttccttcaaagtcaagagagactttaaagtgtttgtgtggtttcctgttgaataacgatcagacacttattaagaagtgttgaaaggcttcttttaattaggcttatgagggtggctttcgcttcgattcagaattcctaatcttgatataagatagaaatcgaacgaagtacttgtgagaccaatgtagtctgttgaacaagtaggttggagataatttaattggcaaggtaaactaatatatgtgtgaaatctcaaaaaaaattaaaactggatcccaaaggaagaaatgttattggaaccgaacccgagtgttcggtctatttcgggtgagaaaaattttggaaccgaacccgaacgttcggtccatttcggtttcccgaaaaaataagttaaaaaaaactttgacaataagataaatgaagattggaaaaataatacaaaagatttacaaccaagaaaaccaccTTTGAGTGATAGTCGAAGatcagatgattcaaccgaacccgagtgttcggttcatttcggtataccagatcaagacccgaacccgagcgttcggtctatttcggcatacaagagacccgaacccgaacgttcggtctatatCTCTTCTTGCTTTTGAtattgagaggtaatttttggtactgactctg
The genomic region above belongs to Lactuca sativa cultivar Salinas chromosome 4, Lsat_Salinas_v11, whole genome shotgun sequence and contains:
- the LOC111895548 gene encoding probable alpha,alpha-trehalose-phosphate synthase [UDP-forming] 7; translated protein: MISKSYANLLDLANGNFPAMEEPRRKMISRTMTVPGVLTELDDDQARSVSSDAPSTVMADRLIVVANQLPIKATRKIDDNGESSWSFTWDENSLYKHIKDGLPDEMEVIYVGSLRADIDLNEQDDVSQILLERFKCVPAFLPPDVLDKYYHGFCKQHLWPLFHYRLPFSASHGGRFDRSLWEAYVAANKIFSQKVIEVINPDDDYVWIHDYHLMVLPSFLRRHFNRLRMGFFLHSPFPSSEIYRTLPVREEIIKSLLNADLLGFHTFDYARHFLSCCSRMLGLEYQSKRGYIGLEYYGRTIGIKIMPSGIHMGQMESILRQPEKQTRVHELQQQFQGKTILLGVDDLDTFKGVNLKVLAMEQMLKSHRSWIGRAILIQILNPARGKGRHVEEIEAEIRTSTERINQELGIPGSNYNPIILIDTPLSLTEKAAYYTISEAAIVTAIRDGMNLTPYEYIVCRQGISGSDSSNSPQKSMLVVSEFVGCSPSLSGAIRVNPWNVDATSEAMYEAISTSDLEKQMRHEKHYKYVSSHEVSYWSRSFFQDLERTCVEHFRRRCWGIGLSFGFRVVALDPMFRKLTSGAIVAAYEHAQNRAILLDYDGTVMPQSSIDKRPSHEVISIFKKLCNDPKNTVFVVSGRGREDLAKWFAPCEKLGIAAEHGYFIRWPGEKEWETCAQGMNFGWMQMAEPVMRLYTDATDGSYIERKESALVWHHQDADPGFGSAQAKEMLDHLESVLANEPVVVKSGQYIVEVKPQGVTKGLVAEKIFSSMFKKERRADFVLCVGDDRSDEDMFVMIGDAIKGGVILNVNNRSVFACTVGQKPSRAEYYLDDTVEVMNMIENLGDVSVSEDEEEESEDDGSES